From Nicotiana tabacum cultivar K326 chromosome 20, ASM71507v2, whole genome shotgun sequence, one genomic window encodes:
- the LOC142174358 gene encoding uncharacterized protein LOC142174358: MATTLNKTLPDLSKLEPLDGNNYMHWSQKLLIFFEQLEVDYVLFNDPPADIVADNSNSANIVVADDTAKKKFEKDNNTVSGHLLNLMTNPLFDLFINYKSAKIIWDNLDKKYGADDAVHEYENLIVDVLNEGMEICEVLQANVLLEKFPPSWSDYRNQLKHKKKNLTLQELISHMRTEEVNSLKDEESERLKDKMKSLSFTSSTANIVESSTTFVKDSKIGHKAFQCNQRQGQSSKNGGKAPAQANLTECGDVIVAVVVEANMVANKTDWILDTGASRHLCTNKELFHDFEESVDGEYVYMGLVDFKNVVSKGGKKYYITFIDDFSRYTKVYLLKSKDEAESMFLKYKAEVENQLDRKIKRFRSDMGGEYSTNTLKVFYEKNGIIHEVSAPYIP, translated from the exons ATGGCTACCACTTTGAACAAAACACTTCCCGATCTGTCAAAGCTTGAGCCTTTAGATGGAAACAATTATATGCATTGGTCCCagaaacttttaattttctttgaaCAATTAGAAGTTGATTATGTTTTATTTAACGATCCTCCTGCTGATATTGTTGCTGATAATTCTAATTCTGCTAATATTGTTGTTGCTGATGATACTGCTAAGAAGAAATTTGAAAAGGATAATAACACAGTAAGCGGGCATCTGCTTAATCTTATGACTAACCCTCTCTTTGAtttgtttataaattataaatctGCTAAAATTATATGGGACAATTTGGATAAGAAATATGGTGCTGATGACGCG GTTCACGAGTATGAGAACTTGATTGTTGATGTTTTGAACGAGGGCATGGAGATATGTGAGGTTCTTCAGGCTAATGTTCTGCTTGAAAAGTTTCCACCTTCCTGGAGTGATTACAGGAATCAACTAAAGCACAAGAAGAAAAACTTAACTCTTCAAGAACTAATCAGTCACATGAGGACTGAGGAAGTAAACAGTCTCAAAGATGAGGAGTCTGAACGGCTTAAGGATAAGATGAAATCTCTCTCTTTTACTTCTTCTACAGCTAACATTGTGGAATCTTCTACTACTTTTGTGAAAGACAG CAAAATTGGTCACAAGGCTTTTCAGTGCAACCAGAGACAAGGACAAAGCTCAAAGAATGGAGGAAAAGCTCCAGCCCAAGCTAACCTTACTGAGTGTGGTGATGTCATTGTTGCTGTGGTTGTTGAGGCGAACATGGTGGCTAACAAGACTGACTGGATACTGGACACAGGCGCTTCAAGGCACCTTTGCACCAACAAGGAGCTGTTTCATGACTTTGAGGAATCTGTTGATGGCGAGTATGTCTACATGG GCTTAGTAGATTTCAAGAACGTTGTTAGTAAGGgtggaaagaaatactacatcacCTTTATAGATGACTTTTCTAGATACACTAAGGTATATCTTCTTAAGTCAAAAGATGAGGCTGAAAGCATGTTTTTGAAATACAAGGCAGAAGTAGAGAATCAATTAGATAGAAAAATCAAGAGGTTTAGGTCTGACATGGGTGGTGAATATAGTACTAATACTCTAAAAGTCTTTTATGAGAAAAATGGTATTATACATGAGGTTAGTGCTCCCTATATTCCCTAA